The Myxococcales bacterium nucleotide sequence CGGCGATGTACTCTCGGCGCGCCCGGCTATGCGCGCTCAGCAGCGCGGCGTTCGAGATAAGCCGCCAATTCCCGCCTCACGACCGGGGTCAGGATGTAGAGCCCCAGGATGTTGGGCACGCAGATCAGGAAGACCAGTGCGTCCGAGAAGTCGAGCACCGCAGAGAGTTCGATGCTGCTGCCCACGACGATGAAGAAACAGAAAATGAGGTTGAAGACGGTGAGCGTGCGCGGAGCGTCGCCGAATAGATAGACCCAGCCTTTGAGGCCGTAGTAGGACCAGGAAACCATGGTCGATAGTGCAAACAGCGCCGTCGCCAACGCCAGTGGATAGGGGGACCAGGACAGCCGTCGCTCGAAGGCGGCGGATGTGGTTTCGATTCCGCCCAGGCCTTCGGCCAGCGATGGCTCGTAGTACATGGTGGTGATGATCACGAGCGCAGTCGCCGTGCAGATCACCACCGTGTCGATGAAGGGCTCGAGTAGCGCGACGAAACCCTCGGTGAGGGGTTCATCCGTTTTCACCGCTGCGTGGGCGATGGTCGCGGAGCCGATCCCCGCCTCGTTGGAAAACACGGCACGTTGAATGCCAATGATCAATGCGCCCAGCAACCCACTGCCCGCTGCGGCGGGTTCGAAGGCGCGCTTGAACATTTCGCCGATCGCCCAGGGGATGGCCTCGGCATTGAGGGCGATGACCAGAAACGCGCCCGTGAGGTAGAGAATGGCCATGAAGGGCACCAGCTTCGAAGTAACCCGAGCAATGCTGCGAATGCCGCCAATGATGACGGCACCCACCAACAGGGCCAGGACCACCCCCACCAACCATCCCTTGTCGGCGAGCCAGCTTTCGCTGCCCCCGGTTACACCCATGATCTGTACATAGGTCTGGTTCGCCTGGAACATGTTGCCGATGCCCATGCATCCGATCACGATCCCAATGGCATAAAAAGTGCCGAGGATGCGGCCCAGGGTGGGCCAGCCGCGTTCGGCCAGGCCTTTGCGCAGATAGAACATCGGGCCGCCCGAAACACTGCCGTCCTCGTGGACTTCGCGGTACAGCACACCCAGCGTGCACTCCACAAATTTGGTCGACATCCCCAGCACGCCCGCGATCAGTATCCACAGCGCTGCGCCCG carries:
- a CDS encoding alanine:cation symporter family protein, with amino-acid sequence MNWTSWIDSAVRPLADALAAVVFFKLPIGDSQAPFVVLWLAAGAVFFTVRFHFINFWGFRHGLELVFGRGSGTQSERREEGEISHFQALSAAVSGTVGIGNIGGVAVAITLGGPGAALWILIAGVLGMSTKFVECTLGVLYREVHEDGSVSGGPMFYLRKGLAERGWPTLGRILGTFYAIGIVIGCMGIGNMFQANQTYVQIMGVTGGSESWLADKGWLVGVVLALLVGAVIIGGIRSIARVTSKLVPFMAILYLTGAFLVIALNAEAIPWAIGEMFKRAFEPAAAGSGLLGALIIGIQRAVFSNEAGIGSATIAHAAVKTDEPLTEGFVALLEPFIDTVVICTATALVIITTMYYEPSLAEGLGGIETTSAAFERRLSWSPYPLALATALFALSTMVSWSYYGLKGWVYLFGDAPRTLTVFNLIFCFFIVVGSSIELSAVLDFSDALVFLICVPNILGLYILTPVVRRELAAYLERRAAERA